In Aegilops tauschii subsp. strangulata cultivar AL8/78 chromosome 3, Aet v6.0, whole genome shotgun sequence, one genomic interval encodes:
- the LOC109744203 gene encoding uncharacterized protein, whose translation MDGLVDACKVPCIYNCFGCERYVDQHSLAEHRSRCLVHHPTAPFVAHYWPAAVNIKYETCYPFAVPESLEDHCRVLVAEEDCSVFLLAVGTGKARAGRCPVSVVCVRGNSADADTRPVYGCVLTVTAPPRYEDAHVASITLTGTVLSCSVPGNVDMEDAWYDFHPKMVHGDSKEVHLVICITKSNVHH comes from the coding sequence atggacggcctggtcgatgcctgcAAGGTGCCCTGCATCTACAATTGTTTTGGCTGCGAGAGGTATGTCGACCAACACTCGCTGGCGGAGCATAGATCCAGATGCCTCGTGCATCACCCCACGGCACCGTTCGTCGCTCACTACTGGCCCGCGGCAGTGAACATCAAGTatgagacgtgctacccgttcgcCGTGCCGGAGTCGTTGGAGGATCACTGCCGCGTGCTAGTGGCGGAGGAGGACTGCAGTGTCTTCCTCTTGGCCGTGGGCACCGGCAAGGCCCGCGCAGGTCGCTgccccgtctctgtagtgtgcgtcaggggcaaCTCCGCTGACGCTGACACGAGGCCggtgtacgggtgcgtgctcactgttACTGCCCCTCCGAGGTACGAGGACGCCCACGTCGCCTCCATCACGCTGACTGGGACTGTGCTGAGCTGCTCCGTTCCCGGcaatgtggacatggaagacgcctGGTATGATTTTCACCCCAAgatggtgcacggggactccaaggaggttcacctggtcATATGCATTACCAAGTCAAATGTTCATCATTAG